The following are encoded together in the Streptococcus oralis genome:
- a CDS encoding M42 family metallopeptidase yields MNQTVNYIKELTAIASPTGFTREISDYLVHTLKELGYQPVRTAKGGVNVTIKGQNDEQQRYVTAHVDTLGAIVRAVKPDGRLKLDRIGGFPWNMIEGENCTVHVASTGQKVSGTILIHQTSCHVYKDAGTAERTQDNMEVRLDAKVTNEKETRALGIEVGDFISFDPRTVVTETGFIKSRHLDDKVSAAILLNLLRIYKKEEIELPVTTHFAFSVFEEVGHGANSNIPTQVVEYLAVDMGAMGDDQQTDEYTVSICVKDASGPYHYDFRQHLVALAKEQDIPFKLDIYPFYGSDASAAMSAGAEVKHALLGAGIESSHSYERTHIDSVVATERMVDAYLKSTLVD; encoded by the coding sequence ATGAATCAAACTGTAAACTATATCAAAGAATTAACCGCTATTGCTTCTCCAACAGGCTTTACTCGTGAGATTTCAGACTACCTAGTCCATACTTTAAAAGAGCTTGGTTACCAGCCTGTTCGCACAGCCAAGGGTGGTGTCAATGTGACCATTAAAGGTCAAAATGATGAACAACAACGCTATGTGACTGCCCATGTGGATACGCTGGGTGCTATTGTTCGTGCAGTCAAACCGGATGGTCGTCTCAAATTAGATCGTATCGGTGGTTTCCCTTGGAACATGATTGAAGGGGAGAACTGTACGGTTCATGTAGCTAGCACTGGTCAAAAGGTATCTGGGACTATTCTCATCCATCAAACTTCTTGCCATGTCTACAAAGATGCGGGAACTGCAGAACGTACGCAGGACAATATGGAAGTGCGTTTGGATGCAAAAGTAACCAATGAAAAAGAAACCCGCGCCTTGGGCATCGAGGTCGGTGATTTTATCAGTTTTGATCCGCGAACTGTCGTGACAGAGACTGGTTTTATCAAGTCTCGTCACTTGGACGACAAAGTCAGCGCAGCGATTTTGCTCAATCTTCTTCGTATTTACAAGAAAGAGGAGATTGAATTGCCAGTAACAACTCATTTTGCTTTTTCAGTCTTCGAAGAGGTGGGCCACGGTGCTAATTCCAATATTCCAACTCAAGTGGTGGAATATCTAGCTGTGGATATGGGGGCAATGGGAGATGACCAGCAGACGGATGAGTATACAGTGTCTATCTGTGTCAAGGACGCTTCAGGTCCCTATCACTACGACTTCCGTCAACATTTAGTGGCTTTGGCAAAGGAGCAAGATATTCCATTTAAGTTGGATATCTATCCGTTTTATGGTTCGGACGCTTCGGCAGCTATGTCAGCAGGAGCAGAGGTTAAGCATGCCCTCCTTGGAGCTGGTATTGAGTCCAGTCACTCTTACGAACGAACACACATTGATTCAGTAGTGGCGACTGAGCGTATGGTCGATGCTTATCTCAAGAGCACCTTGGTAGACTAA
- a CDS encoding HIT family protein has protein sequence MCLICQRIEWIKAGENPYFVKELETGYVVIGDHQYFKGYTLFLAKEHVTELHHMETSEKLRFLEEMSLVQEAVAKTFKAEKMNIELLGNGDAHAHWHLFPRRSGDMRGHGLNGRGPVWWVPWEEMAAEDCQVKSHELEQMIKALSDELEKHLV, from the coding sequence ATGTGCTTGATTTGTCAAAGAATTGAATGGATCAAGGCAGGGGAAAATCCCTACTTTGTAAAAGAACTAGAAACAGGCTATGTTGTCATTGGAGACCACCAATACTTTAAGGGCTATACCTTATTTCTGGCAAAAGAGCATGTCACAGAACTCCACCATATGGAGACTTCTGAAAAATTGCGTTTTCTAGAGGAAATGAGTTTGGTCCAAGAAGCTGTTGCCAAAACGTTTAAAGCTGAAAAAATGAATATTGAACTCCTAGGAAATGGAGATGCCCACGCTCACTGGCACCTCTTTCCAAGACGATCAGGTGATATGAGGGGGCATGGATTGAATGGCCGTGGTCCAGTCTGGTGGGTGCCCTGGGAAGAAATGGCGGCAGAAGATTGCCAAGTGAAATCCCATGAGTTGGAACAAATGATTAAAGCATTATCCGATGAATTAGAGAAGCACTTGGTATAA
- the ldcB gene encoding LD-carboxypeptidase LdcB/DacB — translation MKKRYIVLSGLLAVTLAACSQEKPKNEENTQKTEQTSQPEGTVGSKSQASSQKKAEVVNKGDYYSIQGKYDEIVIANKHYPLSKDYNPGENPTAKAELLKLIAAMQAAGYPISDHYSGFRSYETQTKLYQDYVNQDGKEAADRYSARPGYSEHQTGLAFDLIGTNGELVTEGKAAQWLLDHAADYGFVVRYLKGKEKETGYMAEEWHLRYVGKEAKEIAASGLSLEEYYGFEGGDYVD, via the coding sequence ATGAAAAAAAGATACATCGTTTTATCTGGTTTGCTGGCAGTAACACTAGCAGCATGTTCGCAAGAAAAACCTAAAAATGAAGAAAACACTCAAAAAACGGAACAAACTAGTCAACCTGAAGGAACTGTGGGGAGCAAATCTCAAGCCTCTAGTCAGAAGAAGGCAGAAGTTGTCAATAAGGGAGACTACTATAGTATTCAAGGGAAGTACGATGAAATCGTCATAGCTAATAAGCACTATCCTTTGTCAAAAGACTATAATCCAGGAGAAAATCCAACAGCGAAAGCAGAATTGCTGAAGCTCATTGCAGCAATGCAAGCAGCTGGCTACCCAATCAGCGATCACTACAGTGGTTTTAGAAGTTATGAAACCCAAACCAAACTTTATCAAGACTATGTGAATCAAGACGGTAAGGAAGCAGCAGATCGCTACTCGGCTCGCCCAGGTTATAGTGAACACCAAACAGGTCTTGCTTTTGATTTGATTGGGACTAATGGAGAATTGGTGACAGAGGGGAAGGCGGCTCAGTGGCTCTTGGATCATGCGGCTGACTATGGCTTTGTTGTTCGCTATCTCAAAGGCAAGGAAAAAGAGACTGGCTACATGGCGGAAGAATGGCATCTTCGCTACGTCGGAAAAGAAGCCAAAGAAATTGCTGCAAGTGGTCTCAGTTTGGAAGAGTACTACGGCTTTGAAGGCGGAGATTACGTCGATTAA
- a CDS encoding DUF1307 domain-containing protein: MKSYFKTSLALAAALLILIGCSKQASAPTNNSAKEDKTAQSSETKQSTEQSSEKKETAKKHTFVNKSNPGITSTLVYTVEGDNVTKQTAQNVADPEILGATPEEVKSTLEDTYKGYYGLKGVKQTIEIKDGKVVQDLEVDFSVASISELRKALPEEFSGIGNRVSFSNSKKSLEKMGFTEKTN, encoded by the coding sequence ATGAAATCTTACTTTAAAACCTCACTTGCCCTTGCGGCTGCTTTGCTCATTCTAATAGGATGCTCTAAACAGGCATCAGCACCTACTAATAACAGTGCCAAGGAAGACAAAACTGCTCAATCAAGCGAGACCAAACAAAGCACTGAGCAATCTTCTGAGAAGAAAGAAACAGCCAAGAAACATACTTTTGTCAACAAAAGCAATCCTGGAATCACTTCTACCTTGGTTTATACTGTAGAAGGCGACAATGTTACCAAGCAAACCGCTCAGAATGTTGCAGATCCTGAAATCCTTGGTGCAACTCCAGAAGAGGTCAAGAGTACACTCGAGGATACCTATAAAGGTTATTACGGGCTAAAAGGTGTTAAACAAACCATTGAAATCAAAGATGGAAAAGTTGTTCAAGATCTCGAAGTTGACTTCTCAGTTGCAAGCATTAGCGAACTTAGAAAAGCTCTTCCTGAAGAATTTTCTGGTATTGGAAATCGTGTAAGCTTTTCAAACTCGAAGAAATCTCTCGAAAAGATGGGATTCACAGAAAAGACAAA